The Brassica rapa cultivar Chiifu-401-42 chromosome A10, CAAS_Brap_v3.01, whole genome shotgun sequence genome segment GGGAAACCAAGAGATCAACATCAGCAGCATCATCAGCCTTACGCCCACACGAGTTCGAATATAAGTCGTAGCTCAAGTTTTGACGTTGGTTCGGATCTTGAAATAAGTTCAAATACACATCAAGTTCTACCTTACAATAACGTTACCGAGACCCAGCCGATATTTGGAAACGCATTCGGTGATCATGATGACCGGTCGCAATACTTGTCACAAAACATGGCTCCAAGCTTTTCAAATTACGAATCTCCTTATGGACCATACCTCAATCAATCTAAGGTAACCTTAGTTAATATAATTCTAAAGCTAAGGTAACCTTAGTTAATATAATTCTAAAGCTTATATGGAATGATCAACTCCTTATCTTAGCATGTTGTGTATATAGGTGTATACAGAAACTGAATGTGGAATGTTGCAACATCAAATGTCAATGCCACCGTTGCAAGTAGAAAACACGCCTGTTCCGACCAGCATTTTCTCCAATGGGATGAATCAGAACAGCGGTCAATGTGGTTTCGATGACTTTACTTTCGCTACAAGTAACCGCAACCAGCTGTATAACAGCAACGGTGATGATCATTTAATACACATTGGAAATCTCGAAGAACAATTGCTCAGTGCTGGACACTCAACGTGGATGAACATGTCTAACGGATCTTTAAATCAGGTAATTAACATCATATCTCATATCCAGTAATGTAAAttagtcatttatattataTGCTCTAAAGTCTAAACCCTGGCATGAACGTCCGCTTTAATATATGTATTCCTAGCAGAGTTTCGCAGAAGACGTAGAGGTTTTGCCAAGCTTTGAGGAGAATGATCAAGATATTGAATATTTTGGTGGGTATGATATAAGAACTCTAAGTGCAGAATCGAGACCATGTATAAATGTTGAgtagttatatatttattctaCTACTATTACAGGCAGATCTGAGACCAGTACACTCAACAACATAGAGATTGATGAGTTTTTCTCGTTTGAAGACCGAGTAGAAGACACCGACAAGTCAAACATAACTTTAAACTCTTCAGGATCCGGAATGGTCGAAGAAGAGAATATAGTAGACCGTAAAATGCTCATTTGCACACGTCAAACAACTCAAGTTTTGTATCATCAAGTCGTACCATCGCAGGTTTTGAAAGTTCGCATTAATCTTGTCGGAGGAAATGAAGATAGAAGATTGTTTACCGAAGAAGAAGGCAAGGATTCTTGGTTCCGGAAGGCTGAAAATGTTGCCAAGATGAAACTGAAGCAGATTAGTTTAGTTGCAAAACATTATTACCAGTCTTTTCCaattattttctgattttatttattttgtttgtctaattctattttaaaagaagagagtatactatatatacattattacaTTGCAATATTGATTGATTATCATTGTGATTAGTTTAATATTATTGGGAAGAAAAAACCTATTAAACATAATCCATTACGTTGTTCGTAATTTTCTCAGAATCTATCTATGGATATGGACTTTGCAAAACTTTGCTTTGCAagaactaaaaacataaaagtaatAATTgaactaagaaaataaaaagaactaTTGCCCAAGAGTGTGGAGTCGCCAGATTTTCTAACTCCATCACCGCTGTGTCACTTTCACATTACGCGGTCCTAAGCATCGACGGTTCTTCCCAAAGTCAACTATGCGACCTTCATACCGGAGTTGTTGCACGGAGACCCAACTATTCCGAAGCTTTTTACCTCTTATCCAATGTTTGTTCACACACGTTCTGGTTGAATGAGAGTGATGACTGTACGTTTATGTCTCTTACGATTACAAATCGTTGGGCTCGACACGGtaatgttgagttttgaagtTTGGACCCAATTAAACCATCAGCGCTGTCATCAAACTTCATCTTAAGCGCCTCTTTGGAGGTGAAGTTAGAGCTTGAGATTCACCAAGTCTTTTTGGTAAGCTTTGTTGGGTTTAAAGCTGATTGTGCTTGTTTCAGCGTGAAATCAAGTCAGTTATGACTTCGTACTCTCAATGTTGTCTACAGTTCTGAAGCTTCTAATCTAAAGTTCTTGCCAATCATCATTCCGACCGCTTTTATAGGTGTATCAACGTCGTTTTCAACTATCAATTGTTCTTTCGGGATCAAAATTGAAGTTTTTCTTTGGGTTTCTTCATTTCGCTGAGCGTAACTCCTTCCTATATGTTCTATCTCTAGCTCTTTTGTAATGTTTTCTAGTATTGTTCTACCGTCGAGCTTAGTTACGGGACTTTCTATTTCAATTGTAAACGTTGCTTTTTGagctttttataataaaatttgtgcacaaaaaaaaaggaaaacaatatCAATAATTAAAAGTCTCCGCCACTTAACTTAAGCCCGCACAAAATATGAGGACCCGATAGAAATTTACTTAAATTACGAAACACGTATATAACACGCGCGTTAGGGTTTTACGGCATCAGCCACACTCATTGGCAGTATAAATAACCTTCGACTAAAACCTCAATCTCTCATAAAAACTAGCCGTCGACTTCTATTACCTTGGAACCTAGCTTAGATCTGTTTCTCTGTTCTTTAGTTCTTCTTGTTCGCGTCACTTTAACTGATTACCACCGTTCTTGTTTATGTTCGTTGCGTATGAGTTGACGCCATAGTAATTCCCTATTTATGCTATTCGTTTtgattttatatgaaaataccTCGCGTGTTTTCAATCATCACGAGTTTGCAGTTTAGGGAAAATCttctctatatattttttttcatatagaCAGCCTAAGATGTGGAATTATCTTGTCTGAAAGTAGTTTTCCGGcactgttttataaaaaaattttattaggTTTGTAGATAAATGTGTAGAAGGGAGAATATGGAGGTGATGACAATTTCCCCAGCTGATCGAAACTGATTATACTGAGCGAATAGAATTTTCTTCTCATCAGAGGAAAGTCAAGCCAATTagtctgatccttctcctaaattgatgtgttttttttgttaatattctTAGATTCATGTAGTTTCCTTTGAACTTAATAAGAAAGATTCAACATTTAATGAAGGAGTTTTGGAGGTGATGACAATTTCCCCAGATGATCGAATCTGATTATACTGAGCGATTTATATTTCCTCCCATCAGAGGAAGTCAAGCCAATATTCTGATCCTTCTCCTTTGTTTTTTAATGTAATCGTTTTTTGTTTGataagtttatttatatttatactaaTAGAGATATGGAGGTGATGACAATTTCCCCAAATGATCGAATCTGATTATACTAAGCGATTATTATTTCCTCTCATCAGAGGAAATCAAGCCAATGTTCTGATCCATTCTCcttaatttttaattgttttgtttttttactaaTATGTGATATTTAGTGTCGTAGACTTGTTGGAGCTTATGTTATCCTGGAAAATTTCTAGGATGTGCTAGATAAATCAAGAATATAGGGTAGTGGTACGCTATTGTTAAAGCAGATATGGAGGTGATGACAATTTCCCCAAATGATCGAATCTGATTATGCTAAGCGATTATTATTTTCTCTCTTCGGAGGAAATCAAGCCAATGTTCTGATCCATTCTCCTTACTTTTTATGAAGTTTCGGTTTATGTAACAATGGTCTCCCGGTTGTTTTCAGTCTTgcaagtttttgtttcttttctggATGTTGATTGTATTTACTGATGGATTAGACTGTTTCTTGAAGAAAATTGGATGACCGTAATTGTTTTAACCTGAATCGAATTAACTATACtcaaattcagtattttcgtaccTCTTAAAACTATATGTTCTGATCAAATACATAAATGGTTTGAGTATATAGATCTACGAGTTTACCGGCCAGGGTTGTAAATTTTTCTAGGTTGCTCCAGTTACTGAGGACATGGACCGCAAGTGAGATGAATTTTTAAGTATATGAACAGATGTATCGAATGAAATGTAAACATGTTCGGATGCAATTTCTGCTTGCACAGTCATGACGcattttccaaatatttttctctctctaattacttattttaataaataaactctaatttatttaattgcAAGGGAACTATGCTTTTtgtttttgacattttttt includes the following:
- the LOC103846259 gene encoding NAC domain-containing protein 86 isoform X2, yielding MAPVSLPPGFRFHPTDEELITYYLKRKINSREIELEIIPEVDLYKCEPWDLPGKSLLPSKDQEWYFFSPRDRKYPNGSRTNRATKGGYWKATGKDRRVSLRDRAIGTKKTLVYYRGRAPHGIRTGWVMHEYRLDETECEPTAFGMQDAYALCRVFKKIIIEGKPRDQHQQHHQPYAHTSSNISRSSSFDVGSDLEISSNTHQVLPYNNVTETQPIFGNAFGDHDDRSQYLSQNMAPSFSNYESPYGPYLNQSKVYTETECGMLQHQMSMPPLQVENTPVPTSIFSNGMNQNSGQCGFDDFTFATSNRNQLYNSNGDDHLIHIGNLEEQLLSAGHSTWMNMSNGSLNQSFAEDVEVLPSFEENDQDIEYFGGQI
- the LOC103846259 gene encoding NAC domain-containing protein 86 isoform X1, coding for MAPVSLPPGFRFHPTDEELITYYLKRKINSREIELEIIPEVDLYKCEPWDLPGKSLLPSKDQEWYFFSPRDRKYPNGSRTNRATKGGYWKATGKDRRVSLRDRAIGTKKTLVYYRGRAPHGIRTGWVMHEYRLDETECEPTAFGMQDAYALCRVFKKIIIEGKPRDQHQQHHQPYAHTSSNISRSSSFDVGSDLEISSNTHQVLPYNNVTETQPIFGNAFGDHDDRSQYLSQNMAPSFSNYESPYGPYLNQSKVYTETECGMLQHQMSMPPLQVENTPVPTSIFSNGMNQNSGQCGFDDFTFATSNRNQLYNSNGDDHLIHIGNLEEQLLSAGHSTWMNMSNGSLNQSFAEDVEVLPSFEENDQDIEYFGRSETSTLNNIEIDEFFSFEDRVEDTDKSNITLNSSGSGMVEEENIVDRKMLICTRQTTQVLYHQVVPSQVLKVRINLVGGNEDRRLFTEEEGKDSWFRKAENVAKMKLKQISLVAKHYYQSFPIIF